The nucleotide window ACGGCCGCTTCTTCTTCTCTTCTTCGTCGCGCTTGCGCTTCTCCTCTTCGTCGCGCTTGCGCTTGGCCTCCGCGTCGGCCTCCTCCTGCTTGCGGCGCTCCTCCAGCTCACGGCGCTGGCGCTCGACCTCCTCGCGGCGCTTCTTGAGCTCCTCCTCGCGCTGGGCGGCGTCCTCGTCGCGCGAGCGCTTCGTGTCGCGCGCGGGGGGCGGCGCCGGAGCCGGCTCGGTGGCCTGGGGCGCGGGCGTCGTCTTGGCCGGCGCGGGCGTCGTCGTCTTCGACGGGGGCGGAGGCATGGGGAGCGGCTCGCTCACCTGCTTCGTCCCCTTGGGCGGAGGCGGCATGTCCAGGGACTCGCTCTTGGCGGGCGCGGCCTTGGAAGGCGGAGGCGTGGCGCGCGAGCGGGAGGGCGTGGCCGAGGCCTTGGAAGGGGAAGAGGAGGAGGAGCCGCCGCCACCGCCAGCGAAGGCGAAGTAGCTGCCCAGACCCGCGGAGACCAGGCCCGTCACCAGGCCGATGTCGGCCACCAGCGCGTACGTCTTGCCGGTGTCCTTGAAGTCCTTGGCGCGGGGGCTCGTCTGGGGCGCGCGGCGGAAGTCATCCTCCTTCGAGGACGCCTCCATGCCGAAGTAGATGCCGCCCGCCAGCAGCGCGACACCCGTGGCCATCAGTACGTAGCCCATCGTCTTGCGGTTGCTGCCGCCGCCGCTCGAGAAGTGCGTCACGGGCTTGTTGCCCGCGAGCCTGGCCGTGTCCGCGCCCACCAGCGAGGACAGGAACGTGTCGGAGCCCGTCGCCATGGCCTCGCCCACGGGCACCGAGCCCACGGCGTAGCCCAGGTTGTGTCCGTCCGTGACGTCCAGCCGCAGGCCCGTCACCTGCACGGGCGCGGTGCCCGTGCCGCCCTGGACCAGCAGCGCCAGCACCTGGGACACACCGGCCAGCGCACCCAGCTCACGCAGCGCCACGTCGCGCTCGGCGCCGTCGGGCTTGCGCACGATGCGCTCGGTGATGGCCTGCAGCGCGCGCTGCGAGGCCGAGGGCGTCAACGTGAGCGCCGTCTCCCCCTCGCGGGCGCGGCGCTGCTCGAGCTCGTAGCCCGGCGCCATCACCGTCACGAAGTGGTCCGCCGCCGTCAGGCCCGAGAGCGACACGGGCGACACGCCGCGGAACTGGCCGTCCACGTACACCTGCGCGGGCACGGGCTCGGTGCGCACCGTCAGCGCGACGGTGGAGCCGGCGAGCGCCGCCTTGCGCTCCTTGTCCACGAAGGCCATCTCGTCGGGCGGGAAGAAGTTGGACGAGAACTGCGCCCGCGGGTCCACCGCGAGCACCGCGCGAATCTCCAACTGCGCGGCGGCGTTCTCGCCGTTGGCCACCTGCGAGGCGGCCTTCATCACCCGGGCGCGGACGAAGTCGCCGAAGCCGCGCGACAGGTCTCCGGCCTCGAACGCCTTGGCGGCCACGTCGAAGCGCTCCAGCGCCTTCTGCGTGTCCAGCTCGTCATACGCCGCCTGGCCGTCCTTCATGGCCTGGGCGCCCTCGGCGGCCTTCGCCTCGCGCTCGGCCCTGCCCTGCGCGTCCAGCGCCTCCGACAGGCGCACCAGCTCCAGCCGGCCCGAGCGCGCCACGGACTGCTCGGCCCAGTACGCCAGCCGCGCCGCCTCCGTGCGCGCCGTGGCATCGAGCGGGATGGCCACCACCGTCACGGAGGACGGAGCGGCGGAGGGGACTGCTCGGGGCGTCAGCCTCAGGGGGAGGCTCGACTGCGCGGCGGCGGGGCCCACGGCCAGCATGCCCACCAACCACCCGCTGAGGGCCGCGTGCATCGCGCGATTGCTCGAAGGTCGCATCACTCGTTCACCTTTGTCCGCCCGCCATCAAACGGAGGTCGCGGCGAAAAGCAAGGGGGAAGCAGTGTCTTCAGCGACCCTCGGCGCGCGCTGGAGGCCGCCCACCGGGGGCCGACAGCCCGTTGAGGTACTCGAGCGCGACCTTCAACGGCGGGTCCTTCAGCTGCGCGGCGACGTCCCAAGGCACCAGGTTCTCCGGAGGGCCCTTGAGCGTCGACGCCTGGGACACGGCCTCGTCCGAGCCCTCCGCGCGGAAGTGACGCTGCAGGTCCTTCTCGCGCGGCGCCTCGCGCCCGGGCTTTCCACCCGCCTCGTCCGGGACCACGTAGTCGGGGGTGATGCCGCGCTCCTGGATGCTGCGGCCCTTCGGTGTGTAGTAGCGAGCAATCGTCAGCTTCAGGCCGGAGCCATCCTCCAGCTCGATGACCGTCTGCACGCTGCCCTTGCCGAACGTCGGCGTGCCGATGAGCGTGGCGCGGCCGTGGTCCTGGAGCGCGCCGGCGACGATTTCCGACGCGGACGCGCTGCCCGCGTTGACCAGCACGACGACGGGGTAGTTCTTCTCCGTGTCGCGCTCCTTGCTGCGCTCCTCGGTGGAGTTGCGCCCGTCGCGCCCGCGGGTGGAGACGATGGGCAGGTTGCCCGGCAGGAAGCGGTCACTCACCGCCACCGCCTGGTCCAGCAGGCCCCCGGGGTTGTTGCGCAGGTCCAGCACCAGCCCGCGCAGCTCCTTGCCGCCGTTGAGGCCACGCAGCCGGTCCAGCTCCTTGCGCAGGTACTGGTCCGTGCGCTCCTGGAAGTTCTTCACCTTGACGTGGCCGATGCCGCCGTAGAGCGCGCCCTCCACGGAGACGATGCGGATGTGGTCCCGGATGATGGCGATTTCGCGCGGCGCGGTGAACCCCTGGCGCTGGATGGTGAGCAGGACGCGGCCACCCGCGGGCCCGCGCATCTTCTGCATCGCGCGCCCCACGTCCATGCCCCGCGTGCTCTCACCGTCGATGCCCACCAGCTCGTCGCCCGCCTTGAGTCCCGCGCGCGCCGCTGGCGTGTCGTCGATGGGCGCGACGACGACGATGCGGTCGTTCTTGCGCGCGATTTCGATGCCCAGCCCGCCCCACTCGCCCGAGGTGTCGATCTTCATCTCCCGGAACACGTCGGGCGGCATGAAGACGGTGTGCGGGTCCAGCGTGTCGAGCATCCCCTGGATGGCGCCGTACACGAGCCGCTCCCGGTCCGGCGGCTCCACGTAGTTGTTCTCCACGTAGGAGAGCACGCGCGCGAAGGTCTCCAGCTGGCGATAGGTGGCGTCGTCCTTCTCCGCCCGCTCCGCCTTCCCCGGAGGTCTGCTCCCGCCCGCGTCCTTCTTCTCCTGGGCGGCCGAGGGCCCGGACACGAGGAGGAGCGCGGCGAGCGCCGCGCGCCATGGCTGGGAGAGACGCGTCACGACGGTACGTCCTTTCGCGGAAGACAGCTCGAAGGGCGTCCCAGTCTATACCCGGCCCTCAGAGGCCTGACGCATCCGCGAAGCGCACCAGGTGCGACACCAGCTCGTCCGGACGCTCCATCTGCGGCACGTGGCCGAAGCCCTGCACCACCTTCACCTGCGCGTGCGCCGGCAGGTGGGAGCGGAACCAGTCCAGCGAGCGCGAGGGCAACAGTCGCTCGCTGCCACCCCACAGGAACAGCACCGGCATGGACAGCTTGCCCACCGCCTCCGGCGAGAGGCTCAGCCGCGACTCGAGTGCCTCGGCGGTGAGGGCCTTCACCGTGGGCGTGTCGTAGAAGCGCCGCAGCTCGGTGGCCAGCAGCAGCGCCGGCAGCGGGGCCTGATGGAACAGGCGACGGGTGAAGGCGCGCGCCTCCGCGGGCGTGCCCAACTTGAACGCGTTGAGCAGCGCGGTGCTCTCCTCCACTGGCAGTTCCGCGCCCGCCGGAGCCACCAGCGCCAGCGCGCGCACCCACTGGGGAGACTCGGCCGCCAGGTTCACCGACATGGCCCCGCCCAGCGAGTTGCCCACCACGTACGCGGGCGCCTTCACCTCCTGCTCGACGAAGGCGCGCAGCACCTCGAACTGGTTGCGCACGCACACCTGGCCGCCGCAGTACTGCACGGAGAAGCCGTGGCCTGGCAGGTCCGGCGCCACCACGCGCGAGAAGCGCTTCGACAGGCCGAAGAACGTGCGGCCGAAGCCGTTCGCCGAGCCGCCCAGCCCGTGCACCAGCACCACCGGCGGCCCCTTCCCCTGCCCCTTCAGCGAGTAGAAGTGCACCGACTGTCCGCCGACATCGACTGTCGAGGACTGGACACCCCGGGCCACCAGCACCCGTCGCATCACCTTCTGCATTCCGCCCATGAGGTCCATGCGCCTGCTCGCTCCTCTCGTGCTGAAATCCCTTCACCCAGGATAACAAGCCCGCCCGAAACGTGCCGCAATGCGTCAGGGCGTGGGGGTCAGCCAGGGTGCCGGGTCGACGGCCTGCCCCGCCTTGCGGACCTCGAAGTAGAGGTACGAGCCCTTGAGCGAGCCGGTGTCTCCCACCTCGCCCACCAGCTCTCCCGCGACGACGGGGGCGCCCACCTCCGGGGTAACGGAGGACAGGTGGGCCATGAGCGTGTGGTAGCCGTCCCCGTGGTCGAGGATGAGCAGGTTGCCGTAGCCCCGCAGGGAGCCGGCGTACACGACGGTGCCGTCGGCCACGGCGATGACGGGCGTGCCGGAGGCGGCGCGGATGTCGAGCCCCTTCTGCACGGTGATGGTGTTGAAGCGCGGGTTGACGACCTTGCCGAAGCCCACCTCGACGATGCCGCGCGTGGGTGAGGGCAGCTTGCCCTTGAGCGCGCCGAAGCCGTGCGTGGCGGGCGCCTCCTTCAGCTCGCGCACCACCTGGGCCAGCTCCGCGTCCGCCTGCTCCAGCTCCTTCACCGCGCGGCGCGCCAGCTCCGCTTCACCGGCGAGCGAGCCCACCACCTCCTCGAGCGCCTCGTGCTGCGCGCGCGCCAGCCGCTCCTGCTCCTGGAGGAACGTCACCCGCGTGGCGAGCGAGGTCTGCAGCCGCTTCAGCTCCAGCGTGGACTGGCGCTGCAGGTGGGCCACGCGCTGCACGCCGCGAAGCAGGTCCAGGTCTCCGGCCATGCTCGCCTCCAACGCGCGGGCGCGCCACACCAGCGCGGAGAAGTCCTCCGCGGACAGGAGCACCTCCAGCGGGCGGCGGCGCATGACGCGGTAGAGGGTGCGCAGCCGGGGAGACAGGCGGCGCAGTTGCACGCGCAGGGCCTCGCGCAGCAGCACCTCCTCGCGCTCGGCCAGGATGACGCGCTTGCGGAACACGGACAGGTCCGCCTCCAGCGCGCGCACGCGGCGGCGCGAGAAGGCGACCATCTCCTCCATCAGCTCCAGGCCCTCGAGCACGGTGAGCTTCTTGGCCTCCACCAGCGCCAGCGTCGCGCGCTGCGCGGCCAGCTTCTCGCGCAGGGCGGACTGCTCCGCCTCCTCCAGCTTCTGCGCTCGCGCGGGGAGGCCGAGGAGCACCAGGCCGACAGCGAGGACGAGGACGCGGCTCATACGCGCAGGAAGCGGCCCACCGCGACGAAGCTGCCGCCCAGGCCCAGGCCACAGCCCGCGCCCACCAGCTCCAGCACCAGGCGCGGCTCCACCCACGGCGCCGCCACGCCCGGCCCCAGGAGGAAGGCGAACAGCGAGCCCAGCGTGGGCCCCACCAGCTTGCCGAAGGCCCACAGCCCCAACAACGCCACGCCCGCGCCGAGCAACCCCTGCAGCAGGCCCTCCAGCAGGAAGGGCGCCTTGACGAAGCGGTCCGTGGCGCCCACCAGCTTCTGGATTTCAATCTCCTCGCGCCGCGAATAGATGGCGAGCTGGAGCGTGGCCGCGACGATGACGACGGTGGCGCCCAGCACCACCACGAAGGCCACCATCGCGCCGAAGCTCAGCGCCCGCGCAATCGCCGTGAGCCGCTCCACGGCCTGCTCGCCGTAGTCCACGCCGGACACGCCGGGCAGCTCGCGCAGCTGTTTCGCCAGGGCCTGGAGCGCCTCGGGCGTGCGCTGCGCGGGCGGCACGCGCAGCTCCAGCGCCGCGGGCAGCGGGTTCTCCGGCAGCTCCGACAGGGCCTCGCCCAAGTCACCCAGCTCGGTGCGCAGCCTCGCCAGCGCCGCGTCCGGCGGCACCAACGTCACCTGTCCCTGGCTGAGCGCCTCCACGCGGGCGCGCACGCCATGCGCCTCGTCCTGGCCCAGCTCCGGCGCCAGGTACACCGTCACCTCCACCTCGCCGCCCAGGGAGGCCAGGAGGTTGTCGAGCACCCGGGCGCCGCCGCGCGCCAGCCCCGCGGAGAACAGGGCAATCGCGATGGTCGTCACGGCGATGAAGTGCACGAAGGGCGAGTGCTTGAGCCCCACCGCCGCCGAGCGCCAGAAGTACCGCGTCTTCGCCAGCGCGCTCATACCACCATCCGCCGCGCCGCCTTGACGCCGTCCTCGTCGGAGACGATCTGCCCGCGCTCCAGGCGCACCGTGCGCTTCTGGTAGCGCGCCAGCAGCGTGGCGTCGTGCGTGGCCACCACCACCGTGGTGCCCCGGATGTTCACCTGCGTGAGCAGGTCCATGATTTCGACGGTGAGCGCCGGGTCCAGGTTGCCGGTGGGCTCGTCCGCCAGGAGGATGGTCGGGTCATTCACGAGCGCGCGCGCGATGACCACGCGCTGCTGCTCTCCACCCGACAGGCGCAGGGGGAACGAGTCCGCCTTGTGCTCCAGCCCCACCAGCTTGAGCATCCGCCGCACCTTGTCGCGAGCCAGCGCGCGCGGCACGCCCAGCACGTCCAGCGTGAAGGACACGTTGTCCTCCACGGTGCGGTGCGGCAGCAGCTTGAAGTCCTGGAACACCACGCCGATGTTGCGGCGCAGGTAGGGCACGGCGGACTCGCGGATGCGGGCGATGTTGCGGCCGCCCACCAGAATCTGGCCCTTGGTGGCCTTCTCCGCGCAGAAGATGAGCTTGAGCAGCGTCGTCTAGCCCGCGCCCGAGGGGCCCGTGAGGAAGACGAACTCGCCCTTCTCCACGCTGAGGTTGATGTCCGAGAGCACCGGCGGATCGCCGGGATACGCCTTGTAGACGTGGAAGAATTGAATCATGGCGCGTCGCGGGAGGACGCCAACGTACCACGGCCGGGCGCGGGCGACCCACGCACGCCCGGCGGGAGGACGGGCTTTCCCCTCCCACCCCCGGCACCACCTGTGCGACGGTCCCACGCCATATGAGCGAAGAGCCGGCCACGCGCCGCGCGACGACGGGACAGTGGGTGGGACGTTTCGCGGGGCCCCTGGCCGCCGCCCTCATCTACGGGGTTCCCTCCGGTCTGCACACCCTGCCCGGCCTGGACCACCGCCCCGCCGCCGCCGCCGCCGTGGCCGCGTGGATGGCCCTGTGGTGGTTCACCGAGGCCGTCCCCATGGCCTGGACCGCCGTGCTCCCGGTGGTGCTCTTCCCGCTGCTGGGCGTGTTCGACACGGACAGCGTGGCCGTGGCCGCGGGCCGCTCCGTGCTGCCCTTCCTGGACCCGTACATCTTCCTCTTCATGGGCGGCATGGCGCTGGGCGCGGGCATGGAGCAGTGGGGCCTGCACCGCCGAATCGCCCTGCTCATCATGCGCGCGGTGGGCACCGGCCCCCAGCGGCTCTTGTTCGGCATGCTCGCGGCCACCGCCGCCGTGTCGCTCTGGATTTCCAACACCGCCACCGCGGTGATGATGGTGCCCATCGGCATGGCGCTGCTCACCCAGCTGCGCGCGTCGGAGGGCCGCCCGCTGGAGCACTTCGGCGCGGCGCTGATGCTCGCGGTGGCCTACGGCTCCAACATCGGCGGCATCGGCACCAAGATTGGCAGCCCCACCAACTCCGTCTTCGCCGGCGTGGTGTCGCGGCGGCTGGGCACGGACGTGGGCTTCGTCGAGTACATGGTCGCCGCCCTCCCCTTCGTCATCCTCTTCCTGCCAGTGACGTGGGCGGTGCTGTGGAGATGGGCCCGGAAGGACCGGATGGGCCCGGGCCAGGGCGGAGACGTCATCGCCCGGGAGCTCGCGCAGCTGGGCCCCATGTCGCGCGGGGAGCGCACCGTGGGCGTCGTCTTCCTCGTGGCCGCGGTGCTGTGGATTTTCGGAGACCCGCTGCGCGCGCTGCTCGCGCCGGGAGTGGCCCGCGCCTTCGACGGCTTCAAGCTGGGCGGCAAGCACTACGAGGCCGCGGTGGCCCTCGTGGGCGCCGTGACGCTGCTGGTGCTGGGACGGCTGTCAGTGGCCGCGCTGCGGCGGGTGCCCTGGGACACGCTGCTCCTGCTCGGCGGAGGCTTCGCGCTGGCGGCGGGAATCGAGGCCAGCGGGCTCGCCTCGTGGATGACCTCGCGCCTGTCGGGGCTGGAGTCACTGCCGGGGCTCGTCCAGTACGGCACGGTGGCCAGCGCCACCATCCTGCTGTCGGCCATCGCCTCCAACACCGCCACCACGAACGTCATGCTGAACGTGCTGCCCGCCTCACGGTCCTTGTTGGCGGTGAGCACCTTCGCGGCCTCGTGCGACTTCGCCCTGCCCGCGGGCACGCCGCCCAACGCCATCGTCTTCGGCAGCGGCGTGGTGCGCCTGCCGGTGATGATGCGCACGGGCGTCCTGCTGGACGTCCTCGCCGCGCTGCTGCTCACGGTCTACGGCGTCACCTGGGTGCGGTGGGTGCTGCCCTAGCGAGGCGGGAGGAGGTGTCGACTGGAGGACAGTCGACGCGCCCGGGGCAGCGAGGCCACCGGGGCGACGGACGGCGGGGGGCTACTGCTCGCCCTCTCCCGCCAGGTAGCTGAGGATGACCTCGTCGAGGCTCTTCTCGGAGATGAGGTCCTCGCCGAAGAGGGTCTCCACGCCGACCTCGTTGATCTTCGGCTTCTCCTTGAGGGCCCGAGCGGCGGCGACCTCCGGAGGCAACACGGGCGCGACCGGCGCGACGGGCACCACCACCGGCTTGGGGGCCATCGGCTGGCCCGTCTGCAGCTTCGCCTGGGCCTGGTCGGCCTCGGAGGCGAGCTGGCCGGGCTGGTACGACCGGACGGCGGACTCGTAGTTGTCGTACACGCCGTTGATGAGGTTTCGCAGCATCTCCTTGTGCTGCTCCTCCATCAACTCGCGGACGACCTCCGCCAGGCTCTCCGCGTTGAGGATGTCCGAGTAGGACGTCTTCTTCGACGCGAGGATGTTCCCGCCCACGAACAGGTGGGTGATGATGTGGGGATTGTTGACGCCCGAGTCCTCGGTCTGGACGTGGTAGACCTTCCCCTTGTGCTTGATGTTGTGGTTGAAGCCGGTGACGGCCTTCTCGAAGGTTTTCGTCATTGCCGAGTGGGCGGACCGTACCAGCCGCTTCCCCACGTCGCAAGGTAAGCCTCGCCCCCGCATGTCCGTCCGGCGCGCCTGCCCGCCGGGCATGACGCAAAACCCGCGGCGGGAGCCCGCCTGCCTTGCGACCCGCCCTTCGAGTGCGCCCGGGACCGCGGTCCGTTGAAAAGCCGAAAGCGGCTGGGGTACGTACAGGCTATGGGTGTGGTGCTCCACGACACCCCCGGCCCAGGGACGCCACGGATGAAGAAGACGAACGAGATCAAGAACAAGGTCCGCCTGCAGGACGCCCAGGTCCTGGCCGAGGGCTACTCCCCCGCCATCCGCGCCATGGAGATTGGCGCCATCGTCAGCTTCGTGGCGCTGGAGCTCCTCCTCGTCTACCGGCTCTACAACAACCCGCACGGTGGACCGTGGCTCTTGCTCAGCGCGGTGCTGCTGGGCTACCTGGCCGCGGACTTCGTCTCCGGCTTCGTGCACTGGATGGGGGACACGTGGGGCTCCACGGAGATGCCCATCCTCGGCAAGGCGCTCATCCGCCCCTTCCGCGAGCACCACGTCGACGAGAAGGCCATCACCCGCCACGACTTCGTGGAGACCAACGGCAACAACTGCCTCATCTCGCTGCCGGTGGCCGTGGCCGCGGTGAGCATGCCGCTGTCCAGCTCCGGCTGGGTGTTCGTGTCCAGCTTCCTGGGCGCGATGATCTTCTGGGTGATGGCGACCAACCAGTTCCACAAGTGGTCGCACATGGACGCGCCGCCGGCCCTCATCGGCTTCCTGCAGCGCATCCACCTCATCCTGCCGCCGGCCCACCACCAGATCCACCACACGGCGCCCTTCAACAAGTACTACTGCATCACCGTGGGCTGGCTGAACTGGCCGCTCAACCTGGTGTCCTTCTTCCCGCTGATGGAGCGGCTCATCACCCGCGTCACCGGGCTGGTGCCGCGCGAGGACGACATCGGTGACGAGGCCGCCCGCGCGCTCGTGGAGGCCGAGGGCGCCGCCGAGCCCCCCGTCGTGCAGGCCGCCAAGGAGCTGCTCACCAAGGCCACCACGACGGAGGAGGCCGCGCCCGCCACCGTCACCACCCGCCCCTCCGCCTGAGCGACCTGGGCCCGGGGCCAACCCGGGCCGTCAGAACTTCAGGTCCACCTGCTCGGCGTGGGTGATGGGGCGGCCCAGGAAGCGCGCCCCCACCTCCATGAAGCGCTCGGGCACGTCGGTGACGAAGTAGTCGTGAGAAGGCGGCTTCTCCCCCGTCGTGGGTGCCAGGAGCCCCTTCTCTTCCAGCAGCGCCGCGACGGCCTCCGCGGTGGCCTCCGCCGAGTCCACCAGCGCGACGTCCGGGCCCACCACCTCCGCGATGACGCCCTTGAGCAGCGGATAGTGCGTGCAGCCCAGCACGAGCGTGTCCACGCCGTCCCGGGCGAAGTCCCCCAGGTACTCGCGCGCCGTCAAGAGCGGCACGTCCCCGGTGGTCCAGCCCTCCTCCGCCAGCGGCACGAAGAGCGGACAGGCGCGGGCCTTCACCCGCACCCGCGGCCCGCCGGCCTCCAGGGCCCGCTGATACGCGCCGGAGCGGATGGTGCCCGGCGTGCCGATGACGCCCACCCCGCCGCCCCGCGTGCGCGCCAGGGCCGTGGAGGCGCCCGGCTGGATGACGCCCACCACCGGCACCGGCAGCGAGGCCTGCAGCGCGGGCAGCGCGGCCGCGGAGGCCGTGTTGCAGGCCACCACCAGCAGCTTGATGCCACGCTCCAGCAGGAACTCCGCGTTCTTCAGCGAGTAGCGCGTCACCACCTCGCCGGACTTGGTGCCGTAGGGCACGCGCGCGGTGTCGCCCAGGTACACCGTGCTCTCGTGGGGGAGGTGGGCCATCAGGGCCTTGAGGACCGTGAGCCCGCCGATGCCGGAATCGAATACGCCGATGGGGTTGTGGCTGCCTTGCCGCATGTCCCGTGTCCCTATCACGTTTGATGCCAGCGCCAGGGCCCACCCCCGCAAGCACGAAGGGCCGAGGCACCTGGCCCCAGCCCTTCTGTTCACCCCACGAACGGGTGGGTTCGACTAGTTGGGGAACAGCGACACCAGCAGGGCATTGTTCGGGCCCGGGAACGAGTGGCCCACCACGTCCACGGTGACGCTGTTGGCGACCGAGCGGTACTCGACGCCGTTGTTGGCCCGGGCGAACATCTCCACCTGGTAGCGGCCCGGACGCAGGAACTCGAAGACTACCGGCGCGTCGTTGCAGCCGTGCACGTCACCGACGATGCCGTACACGAGCTCCCCGGTGAAGACGTCGCGGAAGTTGATGGCCACGTCGCTGATGCCCGCCTGCGAGCAGCTCAGCGCGGAACCACCGGCGCGCAGCTCCCACTTGATGGACGCGCCGCCAATCACCCACAGCGAGGCCAGCACGTTCGCCGAGCCACTCGACGGCACCGAGAACGAACCGGTGTAGTAGTACCAGGGGTTGTTCTGTGCATCGACCGCCACCAGCTGCAGGTCGTGGTTGCCCACGCCCAGGTTGGTGTTGGTGATGGTGGCCCCCGCGCTGCCCGCCGAGCAGGAGAAGCGCTCCCACGGCCCACCGTCGATGCGAATCTCCACGTGCGTCACACCCGCCTGGCTGCAGTTGAAGCGGCTCGGCCCGTCCTGGAACTCCCAGCCCAGCGTCACGCCGGTGGCGGTGGTGCGCATCGAGCCGATGTACGAAGTCGGCGCGCCGTAGTGGGTGGTCAGCCGGCCGGAGTGCTCGTAGACGACGCGCAGCCGGGAGTCGAGCGCGACCATGATGACGTTGTGCTCACCCGGGTCCACGTACAGCGACTTGATGGCGTTGCCGTTGCTGCCGGCCTCGCAGTCGAAGCGGCCCCACTCGCTGTTGTCGATGCGCACGTCCACGTAGCGCACGCCGGCCGAGTTGCAGCTCGCGTTCCCCGGGAACTGCCACTCGAGGTACGCGTAGGACGGCGGGACGCCCGGCGGCAGCAGGTCGATCTCCACCGTCTGGTCGCCGTTGATGCGGAAGGTGCCGCTGCCCTCGTACAGCACCTCGTCGACGTAGCTGACCGCCTCCAACTGGAAGCTGTAGGTGCCCGGCTGGAAGCGGTGCAGGACGATGCCGTCGAAGCCATTGGCGCGGCACGGGTAGCGGCCATCGTTCTCCAGGCGCTCGCCCGGGATGTAGATGTTCACGCCCCGGACATCCGGGTCCTCGTCGCAGCGCAGCCCCGCGAGGGTCCAACGGAATGTCACGTCACCTTCGTAGGCGGGCTCGTCGTGGATGATACAGCCGGAGGAGACCGCCGCCAGGCAGAGGAATGCAACCAGCAGTCGGGAGTTCATGGGGGGCAACCTGTCTTGGGGTGATGAGGTGTTCGGCCCGTTTCAGTCACCTCGGACGACCCCTCCCGGGAATTATTCACCGGCACGGCCAATCCACTTCAAGCAGCCGGGCTTGCCCCGTTTGTTTGACCCAGTTGTAGCGGAGTGTTACGCGCTCCACCCCATGACGCCCCACCTGCCCCTGGCGCTCGGCGCCATGAACTACGTGGAGATCATCCGCGACGCGTCCTTCATCGAGCTGGCTGTCCTGCTGCTCCTGATGGGCGTCTCCGTGGCCTCCTGGGCCCTCATCGCGATGAAGGCCACCCAGCTCGCCAAGGCTCGCGCACAGTCTCTCACCTTCCTCGACACCTTCTGGAAGGCCTCCCGGCTGGAGGCCATCTACCAGACAGCCCAGAAGCTGGACGCCTCACCGCTCTCCAAGGTCTTCTGTGCGGGCTACGAGGAGCTGACCAAGCTGGCGCAGGCCAAGGAAGGCGGCGCCGAGGGCGCCATGGCGGAGCGGCTGGGCGGAATCGAGAACGTGGAGCGTGCGCTGATGCGGGCCTCCACGTCGCAAATCACGGAGCTGGAGGCCCGCGTGTCGTTCCTGGGCACGGTGGGCGCGGCGTCGCCCTTCGTC belongs to Myxococcus fulvus and includes:
- the carF gene encoding plasmanylethanolamine desaturase yields the protein MKKTNEIKNKVRLQDAQVLAEGYSPAIRAMEIGAIVSFVALELLLVYRLYNNPHGGPWLLLSAVLLGYLAADFVSGFVHWMGDTWGSTEMPILGKALIRPFREHHVDEKAITRHDFVETNGNNCLISLPVAVAAVSMPLSSSGWVFVSSFLGAMIFWVMATNQFHKWSHMDAPPALIGFLQRIHLILPPAHHQIHHTAPFNKYYCITVGWLNWPLNLVSFFPLMERLITRVTGLVPREDDIGDEAARALVEAEGAAEPPVVQAAKELLTKATTTEEAAPATVTTRPSA
- the murI gene encoding glutamate racemase: MRQGSHNPIGVFDSGIGGLTVLKALMAHLPHESTVYLGDTARVPYGTKSGEVVTRYSLKNAEFLLERGIKLLVVACNTASAAALPALQASLPVPVVGVIQPGASTALARTRGGGVGVIGTPGTIRSGAYQRALEAGGPRVRVKARACPLFVPLAEEGWTTGDVPLLTAREYLGDFARDGVDTLVLGCTHYPLLKGVIAEVVGPDVALVDSAEATAEAVAALLEEKGLLAPTTGEKPPSHDYFVTDVPERFMEVGARFLGRPITHAEQVDLKF
- a CDS encoding MotA/TolQ/ExbB proton channel family protein — protein: MTPHLPLALGAMNYVEIIRDASFIELAVLLLLMGVSVASWALIAMKATQLAKARAQSLTFLDTFWKASRLEAIYQTAQKLDASPLSKVFCAGYEELTKLAQAKEGGAEGAMAERLGGIENVERALMRASTSQITELEARVSFLGTVGAASPFVGLFGTVIGILSAFNQIAEQGNATLATVAAPVGNALFATAAGLFAAIPAVVAYNSFVSRIKVFDTEMSNFSADFLNIIKRHFFR